Part of the Streptomyces sp. RFCAC02 genome is shown below.
GTCTCCGCCCACTCGCCCGCGGGGTCGGAGTCCCAGGTGATGCCGGCGCCCGCGCCGAAGCGCAGCAGGGGTGTCCCGGACGCGCGGTCGATCCAGAACGTGCGGATCGCCACGGACAGCTCGCCCGTCCCGCGGTCGGCGTCCACCCAGCCGACGGCGCCGCAGTAGGGGCCGCGCGGCACCGGTTCGAGCGCGGCGATGGCGCGCAGGGCGCTGGACTTGGGCGCGCCGGTCACCGAACCGGGCGGGAACGCGGCGTCGAGGAGCGCGGGCCAGCCGGCCCCCGCGGTGAGTTCGCCGCGGACGGTGGAGACGAGGTGGACCAGGCCGGGGTAGGGCTCGGGCACGCACAGGCCCGGCACGGTCACGGACCCCGGGGCGCACACGGCGCCGAGGTCGTTGCGGACGAGGTCGGTGATCATGACGTTCTCCGCGCGGTCCTTCGGCAGGAACGCGGCGGCCGTGCGGGCGGTGCCCTTGATCGGTCCCGACTCGACGGTGCGGCCCGTGCGGCGGAGGAACAGTTCGGGCGACGCGGTGGCGATCTCGACCCCGTGGTCCGGGAGCCGGACGGTGCCGGCCGGCGCGGCGGCGGGGTGGTGGCGGCGGAGCCGGGCCGTCAGGGCGTCGATGTCGTGCGCGTGGCCGGGGACGGCGGGCAGCGGGGCGGACAGGACGCGGCAGAGGTTGACCTGGTAGACCTCGCCGGCGGCGATGCGGGCGTGGATGTCCGCCACCCCCGCGGTCCAGGCGGCCCGGTCCAGCGAACTGGTCCAGGCAGCGCGGGACGGCCCGTACCAGGGGGCCGGTGACGCGGGCGCGGGCGGCGCGGGGCGTACGTCGGCGAACCGGGCGCACACGGGCGGCCCGTCGTCCCCGGCGACCACCGCCCACCATCCGCGGGACTCCAGGGCCGCCGGGTCCCGGGTGACGTCCAGCAGTCCGGTGGCGACACGGCCGCCGAGCCGCGCGAGCGGCGGAAGATCGATCACGCGTGCGAGTCTAGGTGGCCGGGAGGGTACCGAGTTTGAGCTTCCCGGTGAATCCGCTAGAGTTCATGACTGTCGCCGGGGGCCGCGGAAACGGCCCGGGTGACGGCAGTACCTGCGGACGTAGCTCAGTTGGTAGAGCACCACCTTGCCAAGGTGGGGGTCGCGAGTTCGAGTCTCGTCGTCCGCTCGAAGGGGGTCCGACCCCCATGCGGTGGAGTGGCCGAGAGGCGAGGCAACGGCCTGCAAAGCCGTCTACACGGGTTCAAATCCCGTCTCCACCTCGGAGGACGATTAGCTCAGCGGGAGAGCGCTTCCCTGACACGGAAGAGGTCACTGGTTCAATCCCAGTATCGTCCACGGGACCTTCGGGTCCACCCGCGCGATTAGCTCAGCGGGAGAGCGCTTCCCTGACACGGAAGAGGTCACTGGTTCAATCCCAGTATCGCGCACCATCAGCACAGTGAGGCATGGCCGTGGGGCCGGAGGGAAGCTTTCCTCCGGCCCCACGGCCATGTCCGCTCCCCGGGCAGCGCGCCCGGAGCACAACGCTGTGCCCGGGGTGGCTCCCCAGCCACCCCGGGCACATATGCCGTCCGCCGTTACCCCCGTCCCCACGGGGTTCGTACCGGTGTCCCCGGCCCGGGCCGCTCTCCCGGGCCCCGGGGCGCGCTCAGCGCCCCAGCGAGCCGGCCACGGACGACGCCTGTGTGACGACGGCCTGTGCGCCGCCGGTCATGACGGCCAGGACGAGAGCGAGCGGCAGCACCATCGCCGCCGCCACCAGGGGGTGACGCCGGGGCGCCCGGCCGGTGCCGGCGCCGACCGCGGTCTGTGCCATCTCGCCTCTCCTGTCGTCGAATCGGGGCGGCGGGCGGGTGACCTCGGGGGACGAGTGCTGCGCCCGCCGCGTGATCACCACAGTAGGCGCACGGGCACTGCCGGGGCGTCAGTCCCGCGTACCGATCACGGGCCTCCCCCAGGATGAGTCGGCGTCCACGGGGCTACTCCCCAGGGTGGACACGTCCGCCGGTGTCTCCGGGTTCCCCCGGGGGCGCGCGTCGGGGTTCACCGCGCGCGGCCTTATCGCTGCTCGGCCCGCACAGTCCGTAAGCTGTGGCACATCACAAGGACGGGGCAGCGAGGTGGACATGGCGATGGTGCGGCTCCGGCGCGAGGATCCGCGCGTCATCGGCGCGTTCCGGCTGCATCGGCGGCTCGGGGCCGGCGGCATGGGGGTGGTGTACCTCGGCTCCGACCGGCGCGGGCAGCGGGTGGCGCTCAAGGTGATCAGACCGGAACTGGCCGAGGACCAGGAGTTCAGGTCGCGGTTCGCCCGGGAGGTGTCGGCGGCGCGGCGCATCCGCGGCGGGTGCACGGCACGGCTCGTGGCGGCCGATCTCGACGCGCCCAAACCGTGGTTCGCGACGCAGTACGTCCCCGGCCCCTCCCTGCACGACAAGGTGGCCGAGGACGGGCCGCTGTCCGCCGCCGAGACCGCCGCGGTCGGGGCGGCGCTGGCCGAGGGCCTGGTCGCCGTCCACGAGGCCGGCGTCGTGCACCGCGACCTGAAGCCGTCCAACATCCTGCTGTCGCCCAAGGGGCCGCGGATCATCGACTTCGGCATCGCCTGGGCCACCGGCGCCAGCACCCTCACGCACGTCGGCACGGCGGTGGGCTCCCCCGGCTTCCTCGCGCCCGAGCAGGTCCGCGGCCAGGGCGTCACGCCCGCCACCGACGTCTTCTCGCTGGGCGCCACCCTGGCGTACGCCGCGCTCGGGGACTCGCCGTTCGGGCAGGGCAGTTCCGAGGTGATGCTGTACCGCGTCGTGCACGAGGAGCCGCACCTGGAGGGCGTACCGGCGGCCCTGGCCCCGCTGTTGCGCGCCTGCCTGTCCAAGTCGCCGAAGGAACGTCCCAGCACCCTCCAGCTTTCGCTGCGGCTGAAGGAGATCGCCACGCGGGAGGCCCGCGGCACGGGCCGGCGGGTCGCCGTCCCGGCGGGGCGCGTGCGGCCCGACCGGCCCGCGCCGGCGCCGGGGCCGCGCCGCCCGGAGCGGCCGCAGCCCCGGCCGCGCCCCGGCGCGGGAGCGGACCGGCGGTTGCTGCGGCAGCGTCTCGTGGTCTTCGTGACGGTGACGATCCTGGTGGCCCTCGGCATCGCCGCGGCGCAGGGGTGCCAGGGGCCGATGTGAGCCGGGCCGGGCGGCGGGCTGATCAGGCCGCCCCGGCCCCCAGGGCGTAGAACGCGACGGCCGCGGCCGCCGCGACGTTCAGCGAGTCGATGCCGTGCGCCATGGGGATGCGGACCCGGGCGTCGGCCGCCGCGAGGGCGCGGTCGGTGAGCCCGTGCCCCTCCGCGCCGAGCAGCACGGCCACGCGCTCGCCCCGCGTGCGGGCCGCGACCTCGGCGATGTCCCGGGCGTCCGGCGCGGGCGTGAGCGCGAACACCTGGAACCCGGCGGCGGACACGTCCCGCAGGCCCTGCGGCCACCGGTCGAGGCGGGCGTAGGGCAGCGAGAAGACGGCCCCCATCGACACCTTCACCGCGCGGCGGTACAGGGGGTCGGCGCAGTCCGGGGACAGCAGGACGCCGTCGAGGCCGAGAGCGGCTGCGCCGCGGAACACGGCGCCGACGTTGGTGTGGTCGTTCACGGCCTCCAGGACGGCGAGGCGGCGCGCCGACGCCAGCAGGGCCGACGGCTCGGGCAGCGGGCGGCGGCCCATGGCGGCCAGCGCGCCGCGGTGCACGTGGTAGCCGGTGACGCGCTCGGCGACCTCGGGCTCCACCAGGTACACGGGCGCCCCGGCCGCGTCGATGACATCACCCATGGCGTCCGCCCAGCGCGGGGTCAGCAGCATGGAGCGCATCGGGTGGCCCGCCTGGAGCGCACGCCGGATGACCTTCTCGCCCTCGGCCATGAAGAGGCCCTCGGCGGGCTCCCT
Proteins encoded:
- a CDS encoding chorismate-binding protein, encoding MIDLPPLARLGGRVATGLLDVTRDPAALESRGWWAVVAGDDGPPVCARFADVRPAPPAPASPAPWYGPSRAAWTSSLDRAAWTAGVADIHARIAAGEVYQVNLCRVLSAPLPAVPGHAHDIDALTARLRRHHPAAAPAGTVRLPDHGVEIATASPELFLRRTGRTVESGPIKGTARTAAAFLPKDRAENVMITDLVRNDLGAVCAPGSVTVPGLCVPEPYPGLVHLVSTVRGELTAGAGWPALLDAAFPPGSVTGAPKSSALRAIAALEPVPRGPYCGAVGWVDADRGTGELSVAIRTFWIDRASGTPLLRFGAGAGITWDSDPAGEWAETELKAARLLAVASDPNDHEHVHDLRRAPSWR
- a CDS encoding RNA methyltransferase, giving the protein MTGPVRVTDPSDPRLTDYTDLTDVALRRRREPAEGLFMAEGEKVIRRALQAGHPMRSMLLTPRWADAMGDVIDAAGAPVYLVEPEVAERVTGYHVHRGALAAMGRRPLPEPSALLASARRLAVLEAVNDHTNVGAVFRGAAALGLDGVLLSPDCADPLYRRAVKVSMGAVFSLPYARLDRWPQGLRDVSAAGFQVFALTPAPDARDIAEVAARTRGERVAVLLGAEGHGLTDRALAAADARVRIPMAHGIDSLNVAAAAAVAFYALGAGAA
- a CDS encoding serine/threonine-protein kinase, which gives rise to MAMVRLRREDPRVIGAFRLHRRLGAGGMGVVYLGSDRRGQRVALKVIRPELAEDQEFRSRFAREVSAARRIRGGCTARLVAADLDAPKPWFATQYVPGPSLHDKVAEDGPLSAAETAAVGAALAEGLVAVHEAGVVHRDLKPSNILLSPKGPRIIDFGIAWATGASTLTHVGTAVGSPGFLAPEQVRGQGVTPATDVFSLGATLAYAALGDSPFGQGSSEVMLYRVVHEEPHLEGVPAALAPLLRACLSKSPKERPSTLQLSLRLKEIATREARGTGRRVAVPAGRVRPDRPAPAPGPRRPERPQPRPRPGAGADRRLLRQRLVVFVTVTILVALGIAAAQGCQGPM